A window of the Corynebacterium minutissimum genome harbors these coding sequences:
- a CDS encoding siderophore ABC transporter substrate-binding protein, which yields MFTISRRAFGTTTTKIAATVSIAALALTGCSSNSAEETTEAAGSAAADASTITLEDNFGEKTVTTPVENPAVTDNRAFAVLAQWDIDLAAAPLPLVPKSLRDTYNKDTVEVDLGSHKEPDLEGLVAAEPDVVWNGQRFEQHQEDMEKLLEDVSVLDFEPRDGEDFFEELKRHTEALGQVFGHEEDAEKLIADFDDAAQRAKEAYDPEQKVMAVNTSGGEIGYIAPQVGRTFGPVFDLLGLTPALEVDNASDDHEGDDISVEAIAQSNPDWLLVMDRDSAISKEGQDVTPGEKLVKDNAALKNVTAVKDGNVYVAPRDTYIDESIITYTEILNALADAFEKANA from the coding sequence ATGTTCACGATTTCCCGCCGCGCCTTCGGCACGACTACCACCAAGATTGCTGCGACTGTTTCTATTGCAGCACTGGCGTTGACCGGATGCTCCTCCAATTCTGCCGAGGAGACCACTGAGGCAGCGGGTTCCGCGGCAGCAGACGCCTCCACCATCACTCTGGAGGATAACTTCGGGGAAAAGACCGTAACCACCCCGGTGGAGAACCCAGCGGTGACGGATAACCGTGCCTTTGCAGTGTTGGCCCAGTGGGATATTGACCTCGCTGCAGCACCGCTTCCGCTGGTGCCGAAGTCCCTGCGTGATACCTACAACAAGGACACCGTCGAGGTGGATCTCGGCTCGCACAAAGAGCCGGACCTCGAGGGCTTGGTGGCAGCTGAGCCGGACGTGGTGTGGAACGGACAGCGCTTCGAGCAGCACCAGGAAGACATGGAGAAGCTGCTCGAGGACGTTTCTGTTCTCGACTTCGAGCCGCGCGACGGCGAGGACTTCTTCGAGGAACTCAAGCGCCACACCGAAGCACTGGGCCAGGTCTTCGGGCATGAAGAGGATGCCGAGAAGCTCATCGCAGACTTCGATGATGCTGCTCAGCGCGCCAAGGAGGCCTATGACCCGGAGCAGAAGGTCATGGCCGTCAACACTTCTGGTGGCGAGATTGGCTACATCGCGCCGCAGGTTGGCCGCACCTTTGGGCCGGTTTTCGACCTGCTTGGTCTGACCCCGGCACTGGAGGTGGACAACGCTTCTGATGATCACGAGGGCGACGACATCTCCGTCGAGGCTATCGCGCAGTCGAATCCGGATTGGCTGTTGGTTATGGACCGCGACTCCGCTATTTCCAAGGAGGGCCAGGACGTCACTCCGGGCGAGAAGCTAGTCAAGGACAACGCTGCGCTCAAGAACGTCACCGCGGTCAAGGACGGAAATGTCTACGTTGCACCGCGGGACACCTACATTGATGAATCCATCATTACCTACACCGAGATTCTTAACGCGCTTGCCGACGCCTTCGAAAAAGCCAACGCCTAA
- a CDS encoding antitoxin — protein sequence MKPINDLLATHGVPVYDPDDATLSSGEHAQAIIVAALNEQWDRLDGGQQRSIVKGLAPGK from the coding sequence ATGAAACCAATCAATGATCTACTCGCTACTCACGGTGTGCCTGTTTATGATCCTGACGATGCAACCTTAAGTAGTGGCGAGCACGCCCAGGCGATCATCGTCGCGGCTTTGAACGAGCAGTGGGATCGTCTTGACGGTGGCCAGCAACGGAGCATCGTGAAGGGCCTGGCCCCCGGAAAGTAG
- a CDS encoding aminotransferase class I/II-fold pyridoxal phosphate-dependent enzyme has translation MTVHRLQEFGETIFATMTALAVENDAVNLGQGFPDSDGPQRMLEIAQENIARGNNQYAPLRGVPELVSAIAETYSVPQDHVVITAGATEAITATVLGLVEPGQEVIVLEPYYDAYIAAVALADATRIPVPLKESGNSWDIDVAAVRAAVTDKTAMVIINTPHNPTGSVFSREALTELAELCVEKDLIVLADEVYENLTFGNAEHVSIASLPGMASRTVTVSSAAKSFNCTGWKTGWAIAEPALLDGVIKAKQFTTFVSTTPFQPAVAHALRYEQEWLDGMVDELAECHSILVEGLKQLGFHVHDTGGTYYVVADISSTGMTGVDFCMQLPETKGVAAIPLAAFTDNPEPWKNKVRFAFCKRPEVIREAVRRLTNDTPSA, from the coding sequence ATGACAGTTCACAGGCTGCAAGAATTCGGCGAGACTATCTTCGCCACCATGACCGCACTTGCCGTGGAGAATGACGCGGTGAATTTGGGCCAGGGTTTCCCCGATAGTGATGGCCCGCAGCGCATGCTGGAGATTGCCCAGGAGAACATCGCCCGCGGCAATAATCAGTACGCTCCCCTGCGCGGAGTACCGGAGCTTGTCTCTGCCATCGCGGAGACCTACTCCGTACCTCAGGACCACGTCGTGATCACCGCAGGAGCTACCGAAGCCATCACCGCCACGGTGCTCGGCTTGGTGGAACCGGGCCAAGAGGTCATCGTCCTCGAGCCTTACTACGATGCCTACATCGCCGCCGTTGCGCTTGCCGACGCCACCCGCATCCCCGTCCCCTTGAAAGAATCCGGCAACAGCTGGGACATCGACGTTGCTGCGGTACGCGCCGCGGTGACTGATAAAACTGCCATGGTCATCATCAATACCCCGCACAACCCGACCGGATCGGTCTTTTCCCGCGAAGCACTCACCGAGCTCGCCGAGCTCTGCGTGGAGAAGGACCTCATCGTCTTGGCCGATGAAGTCTACGAAAACCTCACCTTCGGCAACGCCGAGCACGTTAGCATTGCCTCCCTGCCGGGGATGGCCTCTCGCACCGTTACGGTGTCTTCTGCGGCCAAATCCTTCAACTGCACTGGATGGAAGACCGGCTGGGCCATTGCGGAGCCCGCGCTTCTCGACGGCGTCATCAAAGCCAAGCAGTTCACCACCTTCGTCTCCACCACGCCCTTTCAGCCGGCTGTGGCCCATGCTCTACGTTATGAACAAGAGTGGCTGGACGGCATGGTGGATGAGCTTGCAGAGTGCCACAGCATCCTCGTGGAAGGCCTCAAGCAGCTTGGTTTCCACGTACATGACACCGGCGGCACCTACTACGTGGTTGCCGATATTTCCTCCACCGGCATGACCGGCGTGGACTTTTGCATGCAGCTACCAGAAACCAAGGGCGTCGCCGCCATCCCGCTCGCCGCCTTCACCGACAATCCTGAGCCGTGGAAGAACAAAGTGCGCTTCGCCTTTTGCAAGCGCCCCGAGGTCATCCGCGAAGCAGTCCGGCGTCTCACGAACGATACGCCCAGTGCCTAA
- a CDS encoding DNA repair helicase XPB, producing MSGPLIVQSDKTVLLEVDHPQANQARAALAPFAELERAPEHIHTYRITPLALWNARAAGHDAEQVVDVLESYSRFPVPQALLIDVAETMSRYGRVRLLAHPAHGLILESDEPAILEELTRHKKVGELLGQRIDDNSIAVPPSARGRLKQELLKAKWPADDRAGYVDGESHPMSLSTDKVQWQLRDYQQYAAESFWAGGSGIVVLPCGAGKTIVGAAAMAKAQATTLILVTNTVAGRQWRDELLSRTSLTPNEIGEYSGEKKEIKPITIATYQVVTRKTKGEYRALELFDSHDWGLIIYDEVHLLPAPVFRMTSDLQSRRRLGLTATLVREDGREGDVFSLIGPKRYDAPWKELESAGFIATADCVEVRVDMTQEERMLYATAESRDRYRIAASASAKLHTVDTLLKKHEGQQALIIGAYVDQLEELGQHLDAPVIDGKTSTAKREKLFQQFREGELTTLVVSKVANFSIDLPEAALAIQVSGTFGSRQEEAQRLGRLLRPKKDGQEATFYTLVARESLDAEYAMHRQRFLAEQGYAYRLVDAVDL from the coding sequence ATGTCCGGACCGCTCATTGTTCAGTCGGATAAGACAGTCCTGCTGGAAGTCGATCACCCACAGGCCAACCAGGCCCGCGCGGCGCTCGCCCCGTTTGCCGAACTCGAGCGCGCACCAGAGCACATCCATACCTACCGGATTACCCCGCTGGCCTTGTGGAATGCGCGCGCGGCCGGCCACGATGCGGAGCAGGTAGTCGATGTCCTGGAGAGTTACTCGCGATTCCCCGTACCGCAGGCGCTGCTTATCGACGTCGCCGAGACCATGTCGCGCTACGGCCGCGTCCGGCTGCTTGCCCACCCGGCCCACGGCCTCATCCTCGAATCAGACGAGCCCGCCATTCTGGAAGAGCTCACGCGCCACAAGAAGGTGGGCGAACTTCTGGGCCAACGCATCGATGACAACTCCATCGCCGTGCCGCCCTCTGCGCGCGGGCGGTTAAAACAAGAGCTTCTCAAAGCCAAGTGGCCGGCGGATGACCGCGCAGGCTACGTCGATGGCGAATCCCATCCCATGAGCCTCAGCACCGACAAGGTTCAGTGGCAACTCCGCGATTATCAGCAGTACGCGGCCGAGTCCTTCTGGGCCGGCGGCTCCGGCATCGTGGTTCTGCCGTGCGGTGCGGGCAAAACCATCGTGGGCGCAGCCGCCATGGCCAAGGCCCAAGCCACCACCCTCATCCTCGTCACCAACACCGTGGCTGGGCGCCAGTGGCGCGATGAGCTACTGAGCCGTACCAGTCTCACCCCGAATGAGATCGGTGAGTATTCCGGCGAGAAGAAAGAAATCAAACCTATTACCATCGCCACCTACCAGGTGGTTACCCGCAAGACCAAAGGCGAATACCGAGCACTCGAGCTCTTCGATTCCCATGACTGGGGCCTCATTATCTACGACGAAGTCCACCTGCTCCCGGCCCCGGTCTTCCGCATGACGTCCGACCTCCAGTCACGCCGCCGCCTAGGTTTGACCGCTACCCTCGTGCGCGAGGACGGCCGCGAAGGTGATGTCTTTTCCCTCATCGGACCCAAACGCTATGACGCGCCGTGGAAGGAATTGGAATCCGCCGGCTTTATCGCCACCGCAGACTGCGTTGAGGTGCGCGTGGACATGACGCAGGAAGAGCGCATGCTCTATGCCACAGCAGAGTCGCGGGATAGGTACAGAATTGCGGCGTCGGCAAGCGCGAAGCTCCACACCGTGGACACACTGCTCAAGAAACATGAAGGCCAACAGGCACTCATCATCGGCGCCTACGTGGACCAGCTCGAGGAACTAGGCCAGCACCTGGACGCACCCGTCATCGATGGCAAGACCTCGACCGCCAAACGTGAAAAACTCTTCCAACAGTTCCGCGAAGGCGAACTCACCACGCTCGTCGTCTCCAAAGTGGCGAACTTTTCCATCGATCTGCCCGAAGCCGCCCTCGCCATCCAGGTCTCCGGTACCTTTGGCTCCCGCCAGGAGGAGGCCCAACGCCTCGGCCGCCTGTTGCGCCCTAAAAAAGACGGCCAGGAAGCGACGTTTTACACACTCGTGGCCCGTGAATCACTCGATGCGGAGTACGCCATGCACCGCCAGCGCTTTTTGGCGGAGCAAGGCTATGCCTATCGGCTGGTGGACGCAGTAGACTTGTGA
- a CDS encoding DUF6973 domain-containing protein yields MPASTIDLDAEIRVDTSDVTDEDIMNVQDEIKVMNESADPYGYFASLSANEQRAIIAAVERARVTDINPQVAPFATAQSDPYRIYIQGLEMLSCIALVNVVSCGIANQAATTASMEAQNRFPGATSLCNGKGDAFRHCSWNALMTMRIGADAAERIATNHETVAQGPADETSMDLYNNAQGRFLGFAFASSGDEASALNQCALWANIGLLSTLS; encoded by the coding sequence TTGCCCGCATCAACAATTGACTTAGACGCTGAAATTCGCGTAGACACCAGTGATGTCACAGATGAGGACATCATGAATGTTCAAGACGAGATCAAGGTGATGAACGAGTCCGCCGACCCGTACGGTTACTTCGCATCCCTGTCAGCTAATGAACAACGCGCAATCATTGCTGCAGTTGAACGTGCCAGGGTCACTGACATCAATCCTCAGGTAGCGCCTTTTGCGACCGCCCAGTCGGACCCCTACCGGATATATATCCAGGGCCTTGAAATGCTGTCCTGCATCGCGCTGGTCAATGTAGTATCATGCGGCATCGCCAATCAGGCAGCCACAACCGCGAGTATGGAAGCGCAGAACCGGTTTCCTGGCGCCACATCACTCTGCAATGGAAAGGGCGATGCTTTTCGGCACTGCTCGTGGAATGCCCTGATGACGATGAGAATCGGTGCAGATGCAGCTGAACGCATTGCTACTAACCACGAAACTGTCGCTCAGGGGCCAGCGGATGAGACCAGCATGGACCTGTATAACAATGCCCAAGGTCGATTTCTTGGATTTGCTTTCGCAAGTAGTGGCGACGAAGCTTCTGCTCTGAACCAGTGCGCCCTCTGGGCTAACATTGGACTGCTATCTACACTTTCCTAG
- a CDS encoding M20 family metallopeptidase: protein MTQPNTPSTAYLEAMEGDVAKRVAAATPPRHTEEDYPGQEKAWDASAALAEGLRETAAHIVADLHAHPETAFEEHRSMAVLADIVEEHGFSTRRGVYGVDTAFEATWQSEDFDPKRHPTVAILAEYDALPQIGHACGHNIIAAAGVTGFLAATAALVDVPLPGRILLQGTPAEEGHSGKEYMIRGGSLDGVDAAVMIHGFGYDIGAHAWVGRRILRVTYRGVAAHASSQPFMGRNALDAASLAYQGIGLMRQQMPPSDRVHATMAGGDRPSIIPKSANMHIYVRSLGTRTLMDLSGRVEEIVRGAALMAGVEVDLEWDEHPMTLPVRNNAALVERWAATQARRGRTALPAGTVPDTVAASTDFGNVSNLVPGLHPMVKVSPSDVALHTEDFARWAATPQAVDAAVDSAAGLAQVAMDFLADPEFRRAAREDFDKQGPVAVDTLLAGGAGTPAGN, encoded by the coding sequence ATGACTCAACCCAACACTCCCTCGACGGCATATTTGGAGGCGATGGAGGGGGACGTCGCCAAGCGCGTGGCGGCCGCCACCCCGCCCAGACATACAGAGGAGGATTACCCCGGCCAGGAGAAGGCGTGGGACGCCTCTGCGGCACTGGCGGAGGGGCTGCGGGAAACCGCCGCGCACATCGTGGCGGACCTGCATGCCCACCCGGAGACCGCCTTCGAAGAGCATCGTTCCATGGCGGTGCTGGCGGACATCGTCGAAGAACATGGTTTCTCTACGCGCCGCGGGGTCTATGGAGTAGATACCGCCTTTGAGGCCACGTGGCAAAGCGAGGACTTCGACCCGAAGCGTCACCCCACCGTGGCCATCTTGGCGGAGTATGACGCACTGCCGCAGATTGGTCACGCTTGCGGTCACAACATCATCGCCGCGGCGGGTGTGACGGGATTCCTCGCGGCGACCGCTGCGCTTGTCGACGTCCCCCTGCCAGGCCGCATCCTCCTGCAGGGAACACCAGCGGAGGAGGGGCATTCCGGCAAGGAATACATGATTCGCGGCGGCAGCTTGGACGGCGTGGATGCTGCAGTCATGATTCACGGATTTGGCTATGACATCGGGGCGCATGCGTGGGTTGGCCGGCGTATCCTGCGCGTGACCTACCGCGGTGTGGCAGCCCATGCAAGCTCGCAGCCCTTTATGGGGCGCAATGCCCTCGACGCGGCGAGCTTGGCCTATCAAGGCATTGGGCTTATGCGCCAACAGATGCCGCCGTCAGACCGCGTTCACGCCACCATGGCTGGTGGTGACAGGCCGTCCATCATTCCGAAGAGCGCGAATATGCACATTTACGTGCGCTCTTTAGGTACGCGCACGCTGATGGACCTCTCCGGACGCGTCGAAGAGATTGTGCGGGGTGCGGCGCTGATGGCTGGCGTTGAGGTAGACCTCGAGTGGGACGAACACCCGATGACACTGCCGGTGCGCAATAATGCTGCGCTCGTCGAGCGGTGGGCGGCTACGCAAGCGCGCCGGGGACGCACGGCGTTGCCAGCGGGCACTGTGCCGGACACGGTGGCGGCGTCGACAGATTTTGGCAATGTATCGAATCTGGTGCCGGGCCTGCACCCTATGGTGAAAGTCTCACCGTCGGATGTAGCGCTGCATACCGAAGACTTCGCGCGGTGGGCCGCCACGCCCCAGGCGGTCGACGCCGCAGTGGATTCTGCGGCTGGTTTGGCGCAGGTAGCGATGGATTTCTTAGCGGACCCGGAGTTTCGGCGTGCAGCCCGCGAGGACTTCGATAAGCAGGGCCCAGTCGCGGTGGATACCCTTCTGGCGGGAGGTGCAGGTACCCCCGCGGGGAATTAG
- a CDS encoding ABC transporter ATP-binding protein — translation MIKLSKVSKAYSGETTIGPVDLEIPTGGITALIGPNGAGKSTMLTMIGRLLDADEGTIEVAGYDVSSTKSEDLAKILSILRQENHFITKLTVRQLVSFGRFPYSKGRLTAEDEDIVSRYIDFFHLRELENRYLDELSGGQRQRAYVAMVLCQETDYVLLDEPLNNLDISHSVEMMKHLRRAAKEFGRTIIIVLHDINFAARYADYICAARDGNIVAFGGPDEIMRDDILTPIFETPITVIDGPDGLLACYH, via the coding sequence GTGATCAAGCTTTCCAAGGTCTCGAAAGCCTATTCCGGCGAGACCACCATCGGCCCCGTCGATCTGGAGATCCCCACCGGAGGTATCACCGCTCTTATCGGGCCGAACGGTGCGGGCAAGTCCACGATGCTCACCATGATTGGCAGGCTTCTCGACGCCGATGAGGGCACCATTGAGGTCGCCGGTTACGACGTCTCCTCCACAAAGTCTGAGGATTTGGCCAAGATCTTGTCCATCCTGCGCCAAGAGAATCACTTCATTACCAAGCTCACCGTGCGCCAGCTCGTCAGCTTCGGACGCTTTCCCTATTCAAAAGGCCGCCTGACCGCCGAGGACGAAGACATAGTCTCGCGCTACATTGACTTCTTCCATTTGCGCGAACTGGAAAACCGCTACCTCGATGAGCTGTCCGGTGGGCAGCGTCAGCGCGCATACGTGGCAATGGTGCTGTGTCAGGAGACGGACTACGTGCTTCTCGACGAGCCACTCAACAACCTCGACATCTCCCATTCCGTCGAGATGATGAAACATCTACGCAGGGCCGCCAAGGAATTTGGCCGCACCATCATCATTGTTTTGCACGACATCAACTTCGCTGCACGCTACGCCGACTACATTTGCGCCGCTAGGGACGGCAACATCGTGGCCTTCGGCGGGCCAGATGAGATTATGCGGGATGACATCCTCACCCCGATCTTCGAAACGCCTATCACAGTGATCGATGGTCCGGATGGGCTTTTAGCCTGTTACCACTAG
- a CDS encoding iron chelate uptake ABC transporter family permease subunit, whose product MRISVPATTAQPQVDHSRRSVGSFQSAAAARKYWIILGALIAAGLIFAFGLLAYDNPMDFGTRKWWLIARRRADAVTAMAIVAVCQAVATVAFHTVTNNRILTPSIMGFESLYVAINTATIFFLGAAGLTQSRNVGMFLVQLVLMVGLSLILYSWLLTSRRNNMHAMLLVGIIIGGGLGSLSTFMQRMLTPSEFDVLTARLFGSVNNAETEYYPIAIPLVIAVTALMFFNSRRLNVLALGRDAATNLGVNHKVNAIYTLILVSILMATSTALVGPMTFLGFLVATLAYQAAETYDHRYLFPMSMATAFAVLTCAYFLMQHVFYAQGVVSIIIELVGGSVFLFVVLRKGKL is encoded by the coding sequence GTGCGCATCTCTGTTCCAGCAACGACTGCCCAGCCGCAGGTTGATCACTCCCGCCGCAGCGTGGGCAGCTTCCAGTCCGCTGCCGCTGCGCGCAAGTACTGGATCATCCTCGGCGCGCTCATCGCCGCCGGCCTCATCTTTGCTTTCGGTCTTTTGGCCTACGACAACCCCATGGACTTCGGTACTCGGAAGTGGTGGCTCATTGCGCGCCGCCGCGCTGATGCAGTGACCGCCATGGCGATTGTTGCGGTGTGCCAGGCAGTAGCCACCGTGGCCTTCCATACGGTGACCAATAACCGCATCTTGACGCCCTCCATCATGGGCTTTGAGTCCCTTTATGTGGCGATTAATACTGCCACCATCTTCTTCCTGGGCGCTGCTGGGTTGACGCAATCCCGCAACGTGGGCATGTTCCTTGTTCAACTCGTGCTCATGGTAGGGCTGTCGCTGATTCTGTACTCGTGGCTGCTCACCAGCCGCCGCAACAATATGCATGCGATGTTGCTGGTGGGCATCATCATAGGCGGTGGTTTGGGCTCGTTGTCTACCTTTATGCAGCGCATGCTCACGCCGAGTGAGTTCGACGTGCTCACCGCGCGTCTCTTTGGCTCAGTCAATAACGCCGAAACTGAGTACTATCCCATTGCTATTCCGCTCGTTATTGCGGTCACGGCGTTGATGTTCTTTAACTCGCGCCGCCTCAACGTGCTGGCCCTAGGCCGTGATGCCGCTACCAACCTTGGTGTTAATCACAAGGTTAATGCTATCTACACGTTGATTTTGGTCTCCATTCTTATGGCGACGAGCACCGCGCTCGTTGGGCCCATGACCTTCCTCGGCTTCCTCGTGGCCACCTTGGCCTACCAGGCAGCGGAGACCTACGACCACCGCTATCTCTTCCCGATGTCCATGGCCACCGCCTTTGCTGTGCTCACCTGTGCCTACTTCCTCATGCAGCACGTCTTCTATGCCCAGGGCGTGGTGTCCATCATCATTGAGCTGGTGGGTGGCAGCGTCTTCCTCTTTGTCGTTCTGCGAAAGGGCAAGCTGTGA
- a CDS encoding ABC transporter permease: MTVRMGTSDDRGRTPTRSSRGPVVTWTLGLGVLGVFALLILSLMVGEYSIVDNEDGWTMFFTTRVPRTIALVLAGAAMAMSGLVMQLLTQNRFVEPTTTGTTEWAGLGLLFSLILFPHASVLVKMIISVAFAFAGTMVFFAFLRRVALRSSLIVPIIGIMLGAVVSAVSSYVALRTDTLQQLGIWFMGSFTSVYEGQYEVLWVVLLVLVAVYSYADKLTVAGLGEDIATNIGLNYQRMILLGTGLIAVATGVVTVVVGALPFLGLIVPNMVSMLRGDDLRSNLPWVCLLGIATVTVCDILGRVIIAPFEMPVSVILGVVGAIVFVVLIVRSTK; this comes from the coding sequence ATGACGGTGAGGATGGGCACGAGTGATGATCGCGGGCGCACGCCCACGCGCAGCTCTCGTGGACCCGTTGTGACGTGGACGTTGGGCCTCGGTGTGCTCGGCGTGTTCGCCCTGCTCATCCTGTCCCTCATGGTGGGGGAGTACAGCATCGTCGACAATGAGGATGGCTGGACCATGTTCTTCACCACGCGCGTGCCGCGCACGATTGCCCTTGTCCTGGCCGGTGCGGCCATGGCGATGAGCGGTTTGGTGATGCAGCTGCTCACGCAGAACCGCTTCGTGGAACCCACAACCACGGGTACTACCGAGTGGGCCGGCTTGGGCCTGCTCTTTTCCCTCATTCTTTTCCCGCATGCATCGGTACTGGTGAAGATGATCATCTCCGTGGCCTTCGCGTTTGCGGGGACCATGGTTTTCTTCGCTTTCCTTCGCCGAGTAGCACTGCGCTCCTCGCTCATCGTGCCCATCATCGGAATCATGCTCGGTGCCGTTGTGTCCGCAGTGTCCTCCTACGTGGCGTTGCGCACGGACACGTTGCAGCAGCTCGGCATCTGGTTCATGGGTTCCTTTACCTCCGTCTATGAGGGACAGTACGAGGTCTTGTGGGTCGTGCTACTCGTCCTCGTCGCGGTATACAGCTACGCAGACAAGCTCACCGTCGCTGGTCTTGGCGAGGATATCGCCACCAACATTGGCTTGAACTACCAGCGAATGATTCTGCTGGGAACTGGCCTTATTGCAGTGGCGACTGGCGTGGTCACCGTCGTGGTGGGCGCGCTGCCCTTCCTGGGACTGATCGTTCCGAACATGGTGAGCATGCTGCGCGGCGATGACCTGCGCTCTAACCTGCCGTGGGTATGCCTGTTGGGAATTGCCACCGTGACGGTTTGTGACATCCTCGGCCGCGTTATCATTGCTCCGTTTGAGATGCCCGTCTCCGTCATTCTTGGCGTCGTCGGCGCAATCGTCTTCGTCGTTCTGATCGTGAGGTCAACCAAGTGA
- a CDS encoding DUF3239 domain-containing protein has product MKIFKFDVHEDFAKQNNELLRDSSRLRNSGLIMGLLLIVGGIALYFGIDATWRITVGLGMVLFGIFCAVIGVLASHQVGSAQKLYDSYPLAPAVVAEVNERDMVLLALVNTNVDPKLPPRWGACLRTVSNIPGIKRTVGTKVPVAAVSGQRSSSDKEHWQQITPMPIAWGTPDAETVTIARKSIPEDQWQRLERARKRLTDVKATKYDLLVL; this is encoded by the coding sequence ATGAAGATCTTCAAGTTTGATGTCCACGAGGACTTTGCCAAGCAAAACAACGAGCTCCTGCGTGATTCCTCACGCCTGCGCAATTCCGGTCTCATCATGGGGCTGCTGCTCATCGTCGGCGGCATTGCGCTCTACTTCGGTATCGACGCCACCTGGCGCATCACTGTGGGCCTGGGCATGGTGCTCTTTGGTATTTTCTGCGCCGTTATTGGTGTGCTGGCCTCCCACCAGGTGGGCTCGGCGCAAAAGCTCTACGACTCCTACCCTCTCGCCCCCGCGGTGGTAGCGGAGGTCAATGAGCGCGATATGGTGCTTCTCGCCTTGGTAAACACCAACGTGGACCCCAAGCTCCCACCGCGCTGGGGCGCCTGTCTGCGCACCGTCAGCAACATTCCCGGCATCAAGCGCACGGTTGGCACGAAGGTGCCGGTTGCGGCCGTCTCTGGTCAGCGTAGCTCCAGCGACAAGGAACACTGGCAGCAGATTACTCCGATGCCCATTGCGTGGGGCACCCCGGACGCGGAGACCGTGACGATTGCCCGCAAATCCATTCCGGAGGATCAGTGGCAGCGCCTCGAGCGCGCCCGTAAGCGTCTAACCGATGTGAAAGCTACAAAGTACGATCTTCTGGTGCTCTAA